The Lycium barbarum isolate Lr01 chromosome 12, ASM1917538v2, whole genome shotgun sequence genome includes a region encoding these proteins:
- the LOC132623090 gene encoding uncharacterized protein LOC132623090 isoform X1 → MAVASGTEKKKEGKMKSPIKKEKVSEKAISSSPAKRNNNPGIRLVHGRIYDSNNGKTCHQCRQKTLDITAGCKSMRNNKPCPIHICEKCLLNRYGEIAKEVSLLEDWKCPKCRDICNCSFCMKRRGCQPTGQLVKTAKATGYSSVSDMLQTNGITNVDQIQALKDKSASRKKINMPKNEEESIVSTENIGKENCIEEMIDVNVNPSYFSKNPSDKQSAGCKRKKVNEKPKKISLLGKEKSKRVKQEGSTEVNGTISSPNKKRSAEETPSEESQDSGKNNKERSVSVEEDSVKDNTIENDPFALTSLPQGTGLTAVGGIDLQSEDVGNAFQFLEFCAAFGKILDIKKGQPEAVLRDIMQGRSSRRGKCSLTIQFLNNLLSFLKEEEEERFSAETSTEGKNSCYADIKMCISESPIVSKTMGLDSLGDDAEEFENLNPSEKLKILNFICDEILETVKIRDWIDDQNSKFAEKAKEAKEKVAAAKDEEKRLKQKMQNEIAQAIIEKNGAPISISEHEAIVTQIKLEAAEAHASVMESKNTYSKYNQRSEAVRTEPFFLNTDGNVYWRLNCYGDKSFLLCQDIGTGDTAASDEKWSAFDVEQKEIIEKRINSLSCRVKRVRTHKAVQKLPSPNSEAAA, encoded by the exons TGCCGCCAAAAGACTTTGGACATTACGGCTGGGTGTAAGAGTATGCGAAATAATAAGCCTTGTCCAATTCATATCTGTGAAAAATGCCTACTAAACAG GTATGGTGAGATTGCAAAAGAAGTATCACTTTTGGAGGATTGGAAATGTCCAAAATGCAGAGACATTTGCAACTGCAGTTTTTGCAT GAAGAGACGGGGTTGCCAACCCACTGGTCAACTTGTGAAGACAGCAAAGGCAACTGGATATTCTTCTGTTTCAGATATGCTGCAGACTAACGGGATCACTAATGTTGATCAAATCCAAGCTCTGAAAGACAAGAGTGCCTCACGGAAAAAGATTAATATGCCGAAGAAT GAGGAGGAAAGCATTGTTTCTACAGAAAATATTGGGAAGGAAAATTGTATTGAAGAGATGATAGACGTAAATGTGAATCcttcttatttttcaaaaaatcccTCTGATAAGCAATCTGCGGGATGTAAAAGGAAAAAGGTTAATGAAAAGCCTAAGAAAATTAGTCTTCTCGGCAAGGAAAAATCTAAGAGAGTCAAGCAAGAGGGATCAACTGAAGTGAATGGCACAATAAGCAGTCCTAACAAAAAGAGATCAGCGGAAGAAACTCCATCAGAAGAATCTCAAGATTCTGGAAAGAACAACAAGGAAAGATCTGTATCTGTCGAGGAAGATTCTGTGAAGGATAACACTATTGAAAATGATCCTTTTGCCTTGACTTCATTGCCCCAGGGCACTGGTTTGACAGCTGTTGGTGGCATTGATTTACAGTCGGAAGATGTTGGGAATGCATTTCAATTTTTAGAGTTTTGTGCGGCCTTTGGAAAG ATACTTGACATCAAGAAGGGGCAACCAGAAGCTGTTCTTAGAGATATAATGCAGGGGAGAAGTTCACGACGTGGAAAATGTTCTTTGACGATACAGTTTCTTAATAACCTACTATCTTTCTTAAAAGAGGAGGAAGAGGAAAG ATTTTCTGCCGAAACCTCGACAGAAGGAAAAAACTCATGTTATGCTGATATTAAAATGTGCATCTCTGAATCTCCTATTGTTTCAAAAACCATGGGATTGGATTCATTAGGTGATGACGCTGAAGAATTTGAGAACTTGAATCCCTCAGAAAAGCTCAAGATATTAAATTTTATCTGCGATGAAATTCTTGAAACTGT AAAGATAAGGGATTGGATTGATGATCAAAACTCAAAATTTGCTGAAAAGGCAAAGGAAGCAAAAGAAAAAGTTGCTGCTGCAAAAGATGAG GAGAAGCGCCTGAAGCAGAAAATGCAGAACGAGATAGCTCAAGCCATTATCGAAAAGAATGGTGCTCCAATCTCAATATCGGAACATGAAGCAATTGTTACTCAAATTAAACTTGAAGCAGCAGAAGCTCATGCTTCTGTGATGGAGTCAAAGAACACTTATTCAAAGT ATAATCAAAGATCTGAAGCTGTTAGGACGGAGCCTTTCTTTTTAAACACTGATGGTAATGTGTATTGGAGACTAAACTGCTATGGTGACAAATCCTTTCTTTTATGTCAAG ATATAGGAACTGGTGATACTGCTGCATCAGATGAAAAATGGTCTGCTTTTGATGTTGAACAGAAAGAAATCATTGAGAAGCGCATTAATTCTTTAAG TTGCAGGGTAAAGAGGGTTAGAACTCACAAGGCCGTGCAGAAACTTCCATCTCCGAATAGTGAAGCTGCTG
- the LOC132623090 gene encoding uncharacterized protein LOC132623090 isoform X2: protein MAVASGTEKKKEGKMKSPIKKEKVSEKAISSSPAKRNNNPGIRLVHGRIYDSNNGKTCHQCRQKTLDITAGCKSMRNNKPCPIHICEKCLLNRYGEIAKEVSLLEDWKCPKCRDICNCSFCMKRRGCQPTGQLVKTAKATGYSSVSDMLQTNGITNVDQIQALKDKSASRKKINMPKNEEESIVSTENIGKENCIEEMIDVNVNPSYFSKNPSDKQSAGCKRKKVNEKPKKISLLGKEKSKRVKQEGSTEVNGTISSPNKKRSAEETPSEESQDSGKNNKERSVSVEEDSVKDNTIENDPFALTSLPQGTGLTAVGGIDLQSEDVGNAFQFLEFCAAFGKILDIKKGQPEAVLRDIMQGRSSRRGKCSLTIQFLNNLLSFLKEEEEERFSAETSTEGKNSCYADIKMCISESPIVSKTMGLDSLGDDAEEFENLNPSEKLKILNFICDEILETVKIRDWIDDQNSKFAEKAKEAKEKVAAAKDEEKRLKQKMQNEIAQAIIEKNGAPISISEHEAIVTQIKLEAAEAHASVMESKNTYSKYNQRSEAVRTEPFFLNTDGNVYWRLNCYGDKSFLLCQDIGTGDTAASDEKWSAFDVEQKEIIEKRINSLRVKRVRTHKAVQKLPSPNSEAAA from the exons TGCCGCCAAAAGACTTTGGACATTACGGCTGGGTGTAAGAGTATGCGAAATAATAAGCCTTGTCCAATTCATATCTGTGAAAAATGCCTACTAAACAG GTATGGTGAGATTGCAAAAGAAGTATCACTTTTGGAGGATTGGAAATGTCCAAAATGCAGAGACATTTGCAACTGCAGTTTTTGCAT GAAGAGACGGGGTTGCCAACCCACTGGTCAACTTGTGAAGACAGCAAAGGCAACTGGATATTCTTCTGTTTCAGATATGCTGCAGACTAACGGGATCACTAATGTTGATCAAATCCAAGCTCTGAAAGACAAGAGTGCCTCACGGAAAAAGATTAATATGCCGAAGAAT GAGGAGGAAAGCATTGTTTCTACAGAAAATATTGGGAAGGAAAATTGTATTGAAGAGATGATAGACGTAAATGTGAATCcttcttatttttcaaaaaatcccTCTGATAAGCAATCTGCGGGATGTAAAAGGAAAAAGGTTAATGAAAAGCCTAAGAAAATTAGTCTTCTCGGCAAGGAAAAATCTAAGAGAGTCAAGCAAGAGGGATCAACTGAAGTGAATGGCACAATAAGCAGTCCTAACAAAAAGAGATCAGCGGAAGAAACTCCATCAGAAGAATCTCAAGATTCTGGAAAGAACAACAAGGAAAGATCTGTATCTGTCGAGGAAGATTCTGTGAAGGATAACACTATTGAAAATGATCCTTTTGCCTTGACTTCATTGCCCCAGGGCACTGGTTTGACAGCTGTTGGTGGCATTGATTTACAGTCGGAAGATGTTGGGAATGCATTTCAATTTTTAGAGTTTTGTGCGGCCTTTGGAAAG ATACTTGACATCAAGAAGGGGCAACCAGAAGCTGTTCTTAGAGATATAATGCAGGGGAGAAGTTCACGACGTGGAAAATGTTCTTTGACGATACAGTTTCTTAATAACCTACTATCTTTCTTAAAAGAGGAGGAAGAGGAAAG ATTTTCTGCCGAAACCTCGACAGAAGGAAAAAACTCATGTTATGCTGATATTAAAATGTGCATCTCTGAATCTCCTATTGTTTCAAAAACCATGGGATTGGATTCATTAGGTGATGACGCTGAAGAATTTGAGAACTTGAATCCCTCAGAAAAGCTCAAGATATTAAATTTTATCTGCGATGAAATTCTTGAAACTGT AAAGATAAGGGATTGGATTGATGATCAAAACTCAAAATTTGCTGAAAAGGCAAAGGAAGCAAAAGAAAAAGTTGCTGCTGCAAAAGATGAG GAGAAGCGCCTGAAGCAGAAAATGCAGAACGAGATAGCTCAAGCCATTATCGAAAAGAATGGTGCTCCAATCTCAATATCGGAACATGAAGCAATTGTTACTCAAATTAAACTTGAAGCAGCAGAAGCTCATGCTTCTGTGATGGAGTCAAAGAACACTTATTCAAAGT ATAATCAAAGATCTGAAGCTGTTAGGACGGAGCCTTTCTTTTTAAACACTGATGGTAATGTGTATTGGAGACTAAACTGCTATGGTGACAAATCCTTTCTTTTATGTCAAG ATATAGGAACTGGTGATACTGCTGCATCAGATGAAAAATGGTCTGCTTTTGATGTTGAACAGAAAGAAATCATTGAGAAGCGCATTAATTCTTTAAG GGTAAAGAGGGTTAGAACTCACAAGGCCGTGCAGAAACTTCCATCTCCGAATAGTGAAGCTGCTG